The genomic DNA GCTAGAGAAAAAGAGCTTTAGTCTGTATCCAGATCTTTTACAAAACCAGGGCTGAATGAAGTGCGACTTCTGAGGTATTACTATTTTTGGAGCACAAAACTCCCTGGCCTTTAAATATCATTCCAGTGAGTAAGTTGGTAAAGTAGACTAGAAAACTATTTACCCAGACATCATCTCCTCCTAACATGGGTTGCTCTAAGCTGTCTACCTTACTTTTTATTCAGCCATAGtgtaaaaatctaaataaatgatGAAAGTACCAGACACCTGCTTACGTATTACCTCAGACAGTGTCAAATCGCTCTGAGCATGCATTCTCAGTTCATTTTCATGACAACACCCATGAAGAGGACCACCCATTTCCTCATTCAGTGAATACGGAAGCAGTCTTACCTAAAGCTCACTCTCTACCTCTACCTGCAGCTTCAAGGACACACACTGACCTCATGGGACTCTTTCAACAATTAAGTGAGCTAatccacacaaaacacacagggAATAAGCATACGCTAAACGCTATTACTTGTCCTCAGATCTAAGAGCACACAGGCAGTACAAATtgggttattttaaaaagaacaaggtCTCAAAGTTGGAGAAGGGTGTATCTGGGAAGAATTCAGAGGAGTAGGGTATGTGTGTGATTATtaaccaaattctttttttttttcttctttttttcggagctggggaccgaacccagggccctgcactCGGCTCGCTAAAcaagcgttctaccgctgagctaaatccccaaccccttaaccaaattcttaaaaacaaataaaagccttCCAAAagctattgtttatttatttactgcaaCAACAGCTTTCATCTGCTCAAGTACGTGGCAAAATTGGATGACTAAGGGCATGTCCTTAGCTGATGATATGTCTTAGTGGTAGAGTATGAGAGGTTCTTTATTCCACTTCTagctacatatacatatgtaatacaGAAAGTATGTATTATATATCCAATATACCGTGCCACAATAATATGTAGTAATACAATGCATAAAATCTAATATataacacattatatatatatacacacacacacacacacacaagtcatgAGTGTAGATAAAATACTTCCCATCCACCTCTCACCTCTAAACTGAAGTCTAGCATGAACGTAACAGTACAAGTACTGCCCACCTCGTGGCTTTTCATGGCATTATGGACATGAAGACAGCACAGTAACTATCATCACTGTTGGAGGGTTAGACTGAGGCTCCAATGTATGAAACAGAACACAGCTCCTTTTCTAAATCAGGAATGAGCTTGGTGGGGCAGGTAATAGCCTGAGACCTGGGCCTTGAGGGAGCTGTGGATCCAGGTCCTGAGAAATCAAGTCTTCCGGAACATCCTAAGGGACTATGGGTCACAGTCCCAAGGCTGCTATGTGCTCTGTTTATGACACTGTGtgcgccccccccacccccaacttctaTGTAAGACATTGTACTTTTGGGcttgaagaaatggctcagtggttaagaccttgcagtggacccaggtttgatgcccagcacttacacagtggctcacaatcatctgtaattaaAAGTAccgggagatctgatgcctttttcaggcctccacgggcaccaggcacataggTGATACTGAGTCTTCACATACTAATACTCATGCACACTAAAAAGAGATGCTCTACTACCTAAAAAACTTGCTTGTGGGAGCCATCAGCCTGTGTGACACCTCCTGATCCTAAACGTTCTTATCTTCAGGATCACATCCCCCTGGCCGTCACTCTCAGGAACCTGTCATTGAAGAACTACTTACTGATCCAGGTCAATTACCACTGCTGTTATGCAGCTGTTGTAcaacaaacccagggcttcacataTCATCGAAAAACACTGTCACTACTCAGCTCTGAACAGGTTTCCCACTCAGGGCTCGCACTCTGACACATAGTCTTATGGCTCACCCAACTGTTTCTGCCACTAGGCAGTGTCACCAATCTCAGTATACGCTATTCACATCTCGTTTGTTGCCATACTCTAGTATCTCTTGCCGATGCATAAAAGGCTTGCGGCTTTTGGTGCCCACGAGTAACTGATGCTTCTTTAATCTCAATAAACTGTTTTACTTCGCCGAGACGGACAAGACAGAGTCTTTCGTTGGTTTTCCTGTTACCTCCTCGTTTGATGAGAACAGACACACAACAGGCACAAATATTTCTAGAGAAGCAGCCTGAGCCACGGAGTGAGTTAGCATCTCAATAAAACTACAGAAGCACACGGGAAGACTGGAGCCCGCCCTGTCCACCGCGTCGCGCGCCGGGCCCGCCGCTCCCCCGGACACGGCGCCCGCCCAGGTTTGCTCCGGCCGCGGCTGCCGCCAGCGCCTTCGCAGTAGGACACCGGCTCTCACCGGCTGCCTTCGCTGTCCGCGCCCGGCTCGGGATGCCTCCGTCCACTGTTCCTCAGCACCATCGCAGGGTTCCTGAGCTCCCTCCAGCTCCCGGGAAAATTTGGCGCGCTCTCATGTGCTCTCGCGAGACTACAGCTCCGGCCAATGAGAAGGCGCGGCCTCAGACGGACGTGTCCGGGGCCCGCCCCGCCGCGCCCCTCGGCTCTCCAATCGTCCGCCGAGCGGGGAGGCTGGGTCGCAGGGACTGAGGGAAAAGAGTGTGCAGGCTGGCTGCGCGGGTGGCGGGACGGCTGGGTCCGCTGAGGGCCGAGGCAGAGCAGGAAATGTCAGGCCGTCCCCGCCCTGTGCCCCAGGTCCCGGGCCGGGCGCCCGGCCGCCAAGCTGTTGGGTGGGCGCCCGGGACGACTCAGAGCCGGGATCGCGATGGCACCTGCCGCGTCAAGGCTGAGGGTGGAATCCGAGCTCGGGTCGCTTCCCAAGCGAGCGCTCGCCCAATACTTGCTGTTTCTAAAGTTCTATCCGGTGGTCACCAAAGCTGTCAGCAGGTGGGCGCACACTGGGAAGAGAAGTGGAAAGGAGGGCTGTCAACAGGGGAGACGCTCGTGCaggggagggtgagagagagggggCCGGCCGACAAAGCAGCTCCAATCCTGGGGGTggagcagcagttctcagccttgAAGGTTGGACGGCCTTTCCACAAGGGTCTCAGATCAGATCTCCTGTATAGAAGGTATTTACGTTAAGTTTCGTAACAGCAGCAGCGCTACAGTTTAGAAGTAGCAATGGAAGCAgtcttatggttgggggtcactacaccACGaacataggaaggttgagaaccactgctatggAGGAATGTGGGTACCAAAGGCAGAGTTCTGCATTAAGGTGCGCCCTGTTCTGCTTAGCCACTAAATGCCAGTTTGTGTATTGGGTCCCAAGCGCTAACCTTTGCAGTCTGAATGTTGTGAAGACCCGCGAGTCAGGGACACATTCCAACCCTGAGCCACCAAATGCACTGTTGCTGGTGAACTCTGCCCTTTGATCTACATCTTTCGATTTCCTAACGAGATATCACCCTGtttctgttaatttttattaGTGAATTTTCTAGGTTTGTTCTCTACTAACTTAACCTTTCACAAGTGTGTACAGAGTGTTTCCTGTGTTCTGGGCACATAGCTGTGATCAAAACAGGCtcatatgctttttctgtcttggAGCCGAGAAGGAACTAGACCAcgctcccacccccacacccaccccagcaaAAGGCAGATAAATGTATAACTTAGAGCAGTTAGGGAAATTTCTCCTGTGTTGTTGACATTGATCAGAagcacagagaagagaagcagttGTTCACAGGGCACAGTAAGTGCAAAAGTTCTGAGAGAAGAATACAGGGCATGTTGGAAGGGTGAAGAGAAGGACTCAGGGGAGAAAATGTAAATGGAAGGAAGAAGTAACTAGGGGTCAAGTCAAAAGGGTCCTTATGATCCACACTAAAAGTTTTGGATTTTATAGTTTTTAGAAGacagcttggggttggggatttagctcagtggtagagcgcttgcctagcaagcacaaggccctgggttcggtccccagctccggaaaaaaagaaaagaaaaaaaaaaaaaagaagacagcttATAGACCTGTGGTGGTTAAtgctaattgtcaacttgatgaggggattatcttgattaacTTAATTGACCTGGGAAGATCACTAGGAATGGCCCCATTCCTGGTTGGTGTCCTTGACTGTAAGTGGAAAAAGTgtgctagcttttttttttttttttttttttaatcacaccaacataaaagaaactaagacaagaCCCATCCTTTTAAAGAAGCAACTGGTCCTGTCTTCTTATTGAGAATTTCACTTCAGGAGTGTAAATTTACATACTACTATTATAGAAGTGTTTTGTTgttggcttttttgttgttgttgctttctttttgttttcaaagagagaaagagagaagaaaagaaaaaaatccctggtGAATTCTGCcccatttcaaatgtttatttaaaggggttggggatttagctcagtggtagagcgcttgcctagcaagtgcaaggccctgggttcggtccccagctccgaaaaaaaaaaaccaaaaaaacccccaaatgtttatttaaaaaaactacaGCATAACATAGAGTTTCCAGCTTGAATACAGCCCACAGACCATGGTCAACTACAGAAATGTCCTCAGGAGGATCCCCCCATTGCCTTTTATACCCATGCCTTCCGTGGAGCAGCTGTAGGGATGTTGGAAGGCACGCAGTCCAGCAGGTGGAAGTCTCATTGTGCTCATCTGTGGTTTGGCTTTAGGTCTTAGAGTCTCCGTCTTTATCTAAGCAAGTTACTTCAACAAGGACTCCAGTATCCCATGATCTACACAGCAGGATCTTACAGCAGCCCTGCTATGGCCATGCAGGAGAGGCAGGCCCTTGTGTCTGTTGCTCATTTTCTGATTGCCTCTTCCTCTACAGTGGCATTTTGTCAGCCCTTGGAAACCTTCTGGCCCAGATGATtgagaagaagcagaaaaaagACTCTCGAAGTCTAGAAGTCAGTGGGCTTCTCAGATATTTAGTTTATGGGTAAGTACCACAGAGAGCTGCCTCATCTCTGCAGACTGAGCACAGCAGAGCTGCCTGTCAGCATTAAGCCTTTGGGATACTTTGTTTTAAAAACCtagttctggggctggagagatggctcagctaggaGCGCTAACTGCTCTTATAGccaacccaggtttgattcccagctcccatgtagcagttcacaaacatctgtaacctccagttccaggagatctgatgacctcttctgacctcataAGGCACCAGACACATACTTGGTGCACGAATATacctgtaatgtaaatatccatgcacaagaaatagaaaacaaaaattaaaattaaaaaagaaaaaggaaaaaaaaataattctttaagcAGCATCAGAGAGCAGGTATGTATGGTGGTGtatatctttaattccagcattcaggaggcagaggcaggtgaatctctgtgagtttgaggctagtctgttcTACATAGTAAGGccgtgtctcaaacaaaacaacaaaaaagaaatatcagaGGCCGGATATGATGACAGAGACTTTTAGCTTAGCCCtttgcaggcagaggcagagacagtagTATTGCCACAAGTTTCTGGCCGGCTTGTGCTAtgtacagagatctgcctttaaaacaaaatcctccttgagttctttgacCACCACTAATGAACTGGCTGGATGATTTGAAGTCTTTCCAATaggagtgatttttaaaaaaaaagaaagaaagagaagaaaaaaaagaaagaaagctggatGGTGATGGAACtcacgtttaatcccagcacttggagggtggaagcaggccaatctctgagtttgagaccagacaggtctacagagggagttctgggacagccagaactacacaggtAAACCCTGTGtccaaaacaaagaagcaaactttgtgtgggtgtgtggtgttaGATTTAAACCTGTGGCTTCATATACGTTGTCACTGATCTCACCTATCTTCATCATTTAGTTGGGTGTGCTAGTATTAGTACTTGGGAAGCCAACCTCGTCTAAatggtgagtttcaggtcagctaCACCTGtattaagccaaaataaataagtaaataagtaagtaaataaataatcagaAAGACCCCCCCCAATGTGTGTAAATAAAAGAGACTGAACTCTCTCATATATCCTGTGAACTCTGATGATCCCCTTGCCTCCTgcgtgctaggattatagatgtgCGCTGCCTtatctgttttttggtttttgtttgttgttttgcagtgctgggaatcaaacccagggttttttatttgtttatttgttttgcataCTTGGGATttactctaccaactgagattTTTGATACCCACAAAAAGCTCCCAAGAATAATAATTCCACaccatttattaaaatgtttatgaagcaacacccccccccccatacttTAACAAGTAACCTTTACCCCTCTCACATGGTCTTGGCCTCCCAAAGACTTTAGTGGCCCACAGTGATGCAAGAAAGTCCAGCTGAAAGCCTTGTTAACAGATTTCGGTTGTTGGAATTGACGGTTCCTGCCCTTCCCTGTATTACTGTGCTTTGTGAAACTCAGTTTAGCTGGACTTGGCTCATTCCCAGGTGAGCCAAGTGTGGACTAGAAATCCGCACTTTAGAGAAGGCAGAGGGTAGTACCAGGTTTTCTCTTGCCAGTTTCCACCAAAAGTTTGAAAATCTCTGGGAGCTGACCTATGTCTATTTGTTTCTCAGAGCCTGTTAAGGCATGAGGGCACAGACAAGGACAGACAGCATAATTGCCTGGAACACAGAGGAGTCAGATGGGCATAGACCTCAGCCAGGGCCATCATTGTGGCTGTCCCAGCTCACCAAATGGAAGAACTGGCAGAAGTAACTTCAGTCTTTGTGGGCAAAAAGACTGCCTGAAACTGGCTGAAaggaagtttgtttttttttttttcctagaatgtCTTTATAAATTTGCATGGCCAATAAGTACTTTAGGAAGAAAAGAGGACTTAGGATCTGAGGTGAATCTTGGGACCAGAGACAGAACTGTAGAAAGAACCACAGTGCAGCTCACACCCCTGTGGCGTCCAGGTTGTTTGTCACAGGTCCCCTGAGTCACTACCTCTACCTCTTCATGGAGTACTGGGTCCCTCCTGAGGTTCCCTGGGCCAGAGTCAAGAGGCTCCTGCTGGATCGCCTGTTCTTTGCCccaacctttctgctgctgtTCTTCTTCGTCATGAACTTGCTGGAGGTGGGTGTTTGTCTTGGCATCTGCTGTGTCTCCAGTTAAAGATGGATAGGTAGCCTGCTTCCTGGGGTGGGCCCCAGGCTCTGAACTCtcagctttctcttttcttcccttctctttcctttcccctccttccctccctcccttcttcccttcccttccttcctttttttctctttttacaattttttttgagAATCTTGTGCATGCCTCTAATGTGTCCACCCCCATCCTCACTCTACTTTTCCTTCCTCACTTTCATGTGTTCTCTTCTTAAAACCTGCTGAGTTCACTTAGTGCTGCATGTATGTGTTGGGTATAGGTCTCTCAGGAGTTgcatacctaaaaaaaaaaaaaaacctctttcttTCTGAGAAGCTATTAATTTACAGTAGCTCCTCAGCTGGGGGAGGACTTTATGAACCTCTTCCTATCCATACTGGGGTTTCCTGGCGTGGTCTTGCTTGGGTCTTATGCACAGAGTCAAAGCTTCTATGAGTTGTTGTGTACAATAATGCTGTCAAGTTCAGCAAACGGTGTTCCCTGTTTTCtccgtgtgtttgtgtttctgcatGCATGTACTACAGGATGTATGTAGAGACCAGAAGATAGCCTGTAGGAGTTCCACtacgtgggtcccagggattgaactcaggccatcaggctgcACAGCAAATACCATTACCTGCTGCACCATCTTGCTAGTCCTCAACTTTCGGTTTTCATGTTTTCCATGTGAGCGCGAGCACAGGAGTGTTAACGGAGCCTGTCTGTCCCTAGTCGAGGTTATGAGCCTCATGTGGTGGCTGTTGCCCTTAGGTCTCAGTACCACTTCTGCTGTCCAGGAGGCATATATGCTACTCTGTCATAGACTGGCTTCCAAATATTTTCATAACTTTTAGTATAGTTTTTTAACCTGTATATATACTAATAAGGTTCTAAGCCAAGCTTGGTGGCTTGTGCCTGTAATTGccatactcaggaggctgagaaaggaagattaccacaagttcaaggtcatcctggagTACaaggtgagatcctgtctctaaaacctaaataaataaaaatataaacagtaaACTAACACATGATTCCGAGAAAGGCTTTACCAAAGAGGCCTGTGCTGTAGATATCTTAAGGTTGCCTGAGATGTTGCGAAATCCTTCACAAAGAGTTTGTAACTGTCAGGTGAATGTGCCTTCTCTtgcttgtctgtttattttttataccTCATTTGTAAGGGCAGACATTTTTATATGCCAAATGCTGTGTATTCTGTGAACTTTGCTTCTTTTATATTAGTGGGTTTCACTTTTTCTCCTTTTGTGGAAGGGTATTCTTTGAGATAGGTTTCATGTAACGCAGGCTGGCCTTACCCTCCCAGtcctcctgcccctacctcccaagtattgagattacagatgtgcaccactgtgccttttttttttttcttagagggACTTGTATATTTGGATAGATTAAGAATAATAGtcctgggccagagagatggctcaggttaagagccccgactgctcttccagaggtcctgagttcaaatctcagcaaccacatggtggctcacaaccatctgtaaagagatccgatgccctcttctggtg from Rattus norvegicus strain BN/NHsdMcwi chromosome 12, GRCr8, whole genome shotgun sequence includes the following:
- the Pxmp2 gene encoding peroxisomal membrane protein 2, giving the protein MAPAASRLRVESELGSLPKRALAQYLLFLKFYPVVTKAVSSGILSALGNLLAQMIEKKQKKDSRSLEVSGLLRYLVYGLFVTGPLSHYLYLFMEYWVPPEVPWARVKRLLLDRLFFAPTFLLLFFFVMNLLEGKNISVFVAKMRSGFWPALQMNWRMWTPLQFININYVPLQFRVLFANMAALFWYAYLASLGK